A window of the Arachis duranensis cultivar V14167 chromosome 5, aradu.V14167.gnm2.J7QH, whole genome shotgun sequence genome harbors these coding sequences:
- the LOC107488536 gene encoding uncharacterized protein LOC107488536, translated as MMVFFLATRASSLYNQRFLLRKSSFWFKYLTAIPNKDDGHGAASVPPSESSPTLHLSPFLSNFDHPPSGYNIELVDGDAWGVSSGVAQAWPGRHSARSAATTFAHHGIDEPVDCNPSRVEDDMDLEDIDNMRVRGNLFYKLERSSKEFEEYNLDFQRKKSSKKKDEKKENTKEAKKAKECPNPNVTSNSKDKLPKDHIATRSRIVMARLDEIKDVSPENKRQRTPTFNQLTGPYHEPFCLDIYISKGSVRASIVHRVTSKVVAVAHSISKDMKFDLASTKNKTTCAAVGAILAQRALADDIHDVIYTPRKGEKLEGKLHIVLKSIIDNGINVKVKIKQRFRRSIKPHST; from the coding sequence ATGATGGTGTTCTTCCTCGCAACAAGAGCTTCTTCCTTATACAACCAACGTTTTCTGTTGAGAAAATCCAGTTTCTGGTTCAAGTATCTCACCGCCATTCCCAATAAGGATGATGGCCATGGAGCTGCATCTGTGCCACCTTCTGAAAGCTCCCCTACCCTTCATCTTTCACCATTTTTATCCAATTTTGATCACCCTCCAAGTGGATATAACATAGAGCTTGTAGATGGTGATGCTTGGGGTGTCTCATCTGGTGTGGCACAAGCCTGGCCAGGAAGGCATTCAGCTAGATCAGCAGCTACTACATTTGCACACCATGGTATTGATGAACCTGTTGATTGTAACCCCTCTCGTGTTGAGGATGACATGGATTTGGAAGATATAGATAACATGAGGGTTCGTGGGAATCTGTTCTATAAGCTCGAGCGCAGTTCCAAGGAGTTTGAAGAGtataatttagattttcaaCGCAAGAAATCTTCCAAGAAGAAAGACGAAAAGAAGGAAAACACTAAGGAAGCAAAGAAAGCTAAGGAGTGTCCAAATCCAAATGTGACTTCCAATTCCAAAGATAAGCTTCCGAAAGATCATATCGCAACAAGAAGCAGAATTGTTATGGCCCGGTTGGATGAAATTAAAGATGTTTCTCCTGAGAACAAGAGGCAGAGGACTCCCACTTTTAACCAGCTTACGGGTCCTTATCATGAACCATTTTGCTTGGACATTTACATATCTAAAGGCTCTGTTCGTGCTAGCATTGTTCATAGGGTAACTAGCAAGGTTGTTGCAGTGGCACATTCCATTTCTAAGGATATGAAGTTTGACCTGGCTTCTACCAAGAACAAGACCACCTGTGCTGCTGTGGGTGCCATTCTGGCTCAGAGAGCACTGGCTGATGATATTCATGACGTGATTTACACTCCAAGAAAAGGAGAAAAGCTCGAGGGAAAGCTTCATATTGTTCTCAAGTCTATCATTGACAATGGCATTAATGTGAAGGTAAAGATCAAGCAAAGATTCAGGAGATCAATTAAACCCCATTCTACCTAG
- the LOC107488537 gene encoding ferredoxin C 1, chloroplastic: MAALHFTPTPLKPFFALLKQNHPTTTKLNSVRPRLASRSSFIVRSYKVLIEHQGQSTHLEVEPDETILSKAIDSGLDVPHDCKLGVCMTCPARLLSGSVDQSDGMLSDDVVDRGYALLCAAYPRSDCHIRIIPEDELLSLQLATSND; encoded by the coding sequence ATGGCAGCTCTTCACTTCACTCCAACTCCGCTCAAACCATTCTTTGCTCTTCTGAAACAAAACCACCCTACCACCACCAAGCTCAACAGTGTGCGGCCACGCCTTGCTTCACGCTCATCATTCATTGTGCGGTCCTATAAAGTGTTGATTGAGCATCAGGGGCAGTCCACCCATCTTGAAGTGGAACCTGATGAGACCATACTCTCGAAGGCAATCGACTCTGGCTTGGATGTCCCCCATGATTGCAAGCTTGGTGTCTGCATGACTTGCCCTGCTCGTCTTCTTAGTGGCTCTGTTGATCAGAGCGATGGTATGCTCAGCGATGATGTCGTCGACCGCGGCTATGCCCTCTTGTGTGCTGCCTACCCTCGCTCCGATTGCCATATTAGGATTATCCCAGAGGATGAGCTCCTCTCCCTCCAATTGGCCACCTCAAATGACTAA
- the LOC107488538 gene encoding uncharacterized protein LOC107488538, whose product MEENNRATILVTNDDGIDAPGLRALVHSLVATNLFKIQVCAPDSEKSAVSHSITWLHPIAAKQVHIDGTTAFAVSGTPADCTSLGXXXXXXXXXXXXXXXXXXXXDLVVSGINKGSNCGYHIVYSGTVAGAREAFFNGIPAISVSYDWYXXXXXXXXXXDFTLAAQACIPIISAVLVEIKNQSFPQRCFLNIDVPNNAANHKGYKLTKQGNSIVRMGWKQVTSETEERKMSSDMTNIDTETPKDTCTSSVSSEQLLFAREVRGYVLDHEDTDHKSLQEGYITVTPLAALSPAEVDCQAYFREWLQSVTELPSSSAL is encoded by the exons atGGAAGAGAATAACCGAGCAACGATTCTGGTGACAAACGACGACGGAATCGATGCTCCTGGCTTGCGAGCTTTGGTTCACTCTCTTGTCGCCACCAATCTCTTCAAAATTCAAGTTTGCGCTCCTGATAG TGAGAAGTCAGCAGTTAGCCACAGCATCACTTGGCTCCACCCGATAGCTGCAAAGCAAGTACACATTGACGGAACCACCGCCTTCGCCGTCTCCG GGACTCCTGCTGATTGTACTTCGCTCGGANNNNNNNNNNNNNNNNNNNNNNNNNNNNNNNNNNNNNNNNNNNNNNNNNNNNNNNNNNNNGATCTG GTAGTCAGTGGCATAAACAAGGGTAGCAACTGTGGCTATCACAT TGTTTACTCGGGCACTGTAGCAGGAGCTCGCGAGGCTTTTTTCAATGGTATACCTGCTATCTCTGTTTCATATGACTGGTAT CNNNNNNNNNNNNNNNNNNNNNNNNNNNNTGACTTCACTCTTGCTGCACAAGCATGCATACCTATCATAAGTGCTGTACTGGTTGAGATAAAGAACCAAAGCTTCCCTCAAAGATGTTTCTTGAATATAGATGTGCCAAACAATGCTGCTAATCATAAG GGTTACAAGCTGACTAAGCAGGGTAATAGTATTGTAAGAATGGGATGGAAGCAGGTCACCTCTGAGACAGAAGAACGAAAAATGTCATCTGATATGACCAATATAGATACAGAAACACCTAAGGATACTTGCACATCATCTGTATCATCAGAACAACTTTTGTTTGCAAGAGAG GTAAGAGGCTATGTACTTGATCATGAGGATACAGATCACAAATCTCTACAGGAAGGATAT ATTACTGTGACTCCCCTTGCTGCTCTCTCACCAGCGGAGGTCGATTGTCAGGCCTATTTTAGAGAATGGCTACAAAGTGTCACTGAACTCCCCTCTTCATCAGCTTTATAA